Proteins found in one Allorhizobium pseudoryzae genomic segment:
- a CDS encoding BA14K family protein produces the protein MKDFLKKLTIAGLSASILTASVLPSQAMPLVSAPHVEKQVVEVQYRDDRYWDRRGDRWDRRYDRYDRRWDRHERRHHSSGNAWVPLAAGALIAGALIAGSAASQPRYAPAPSRAGINPQHYEWCSARYRSYDSYSNTFQPYGGPRQQCLSPYY, from the coding sequence GATTGCAGGCCTCTCGGCCTCCATCCTGACCGCATCCGTGCTGCCGAGCCAGGCCATGCCGCTCGTTTCCGCGCCGCACGTGGAAAAGCAGGTTGTCGAGGTTCAGTATCGCGACGACCGCTACTGGGACCGTCGCGGCGACCGTTGGGACCGCCGGTACGACCGTTACGACCGCCGTTGGGACCGCCATGAGCGCCGTCATCATTCAAGTGGCAATGCCTGGGTGCCGCTGGCTGCCGGTGCGCTGATTGCAGGCGCCCTGATTGCCGGTTCCGCCGCCTCGCAGCCGCGCTATGCACCGGCCCCGAGCCGCGCCGGCATCAACCCGCAGCATTACGAATGGTGCTCGGCCCGCTATCGGTCCTATGACAGCTATTCGAACACCTTCCAGCCCTATGGCGGCCCGCGCCAGCAGTGCCTGTCGCCCTATTATTGA